The Mesorhizobium loti DNA segment GCTAGGCGACAGCATGGCTCTTTCCGTGCCGGCCATCATGAGGACGACGGCAGCGCGGCTTTCGGCGCTCTACCTTCTGCTCTTCGCGCTCTGCGCCGTGCTGCTTGTCTTCTACATGACCTCGCTATCGGCGCGCATGCTGACAGCGCAGACACAGGAGACCATCAACGACGAAGTGCTCGGCCTCGCCCGTGCCTATCAGCGCGGCGGCCTGCCGGTACTGGTGCGCGTGGTCGAAAACCGCTCCCGCCAGCCTGGCGCCAACCTCTATTTGATCGCCGACGCCAACGGCCAGATCCTTACCGGCAACGTGCAGAGCCTGGAACCGGGGGTGATCGACACGGAGGGTTGGACGACCGAGCCGTTCTCCTACAAGCGCTTCGGCGAAGGCGAGCTTGACCGCCTGCGCAGCGGAACGTCCGACCAGACGACAGCTCCCGCAACTGGTGACAACGCGACACCGCAGGCCGAAGGCGAGAAGGGGCACAACGCCATTGCGCTGGTGCTGCGACTGCCCAATCAGATGATCATGCTGGTCGGCCGCGATCTTGGTGAACCAGAGCGCTTCCGCGCCGTCATCCGCCGTGCGCTGATGCTGGCGCTTGGCATGATGGGCCTGGGCGGCATCTTGATCTGGTTCTTTGTCGGCCGTGCCGCGCTGAAGCGCATCGACAGCGTGTCGGAGGCCAGCCGCCGCATCATGGGCGGCGATCTATCGGGCCGGCTGCCTGTGACTGGCGCCGGCGACGAATTCGACCGGCTTTCGGAAAACCTCAATTCGATGCTGGCCAGGATCGCCACGCTCAACGAAGGCCTTAAGCAGGTTTCCGACAACATCGCGCATGACCTGAAGACTCCGCTGACCCGGCTGCGCAACCGCGCCGAAGCGACACTTTCCGGCAAGCACAAGCCCGCCGACTA contains these protein-coding regions:
- a CDS encoding sensor histidine kinase, with the translated sequence MALSVPAIMRTTAARLSALYLLLFALCAVLLVFYMTSLSARMLTAQTQETINDEVLGLARAYQRGGLPVLVRVVENRSRQPGANLYLIADANGQILTGNVQSLEPGVIDTEGWTTEPFSYKRFGEGELDRLRSGTSDQTTAPATGDNATPQAEGEKGHNAIALVLRLPNQMIMLVGRDLGEPERFRAVIRRALMLALGMMGLGGILIWFFVGRAALKRIDSVSEASRRIMGGDLSGRLPVTGAGDEFDRLSENLNSMLARIATLNEGLKQVSDNIAHDLKTPLTRLRNRAEATLSGKHKPADYRQALEGTIAESDQLIRTFNAILMISRLEAGYSSEHTNRVDLAAAVRDVAELYEPVAEEAGVLLEAEVNGAFLVDGNRELIGQALSNIVDNAIKYSTDSTSKPAVRVTLERTHGEIRLCVADNGLGIPDDADRARATERFVRLEKSRSQPGSGLGLSLAKAVMTFHYGRLDLLPGNPGLSVVMSFPAREDH